One region of Manduca sexta isolate Smith_Timp_Sample1 chromosome 25, JHU_Msex_v1.0, whole genome shotgun sequence genomic DNA includes:
- the LOC119190567 gene encoding uncharacterized protein LOC119190567 has product MLKYKMLSNNGEKYTQCPCCKVCADCSGLKETVEVQGAGPVSYQQTQPNQLNNNIELVKTNSTGDIFVLQHPTDKNLAMFGHISTQELQNIDCPRCKYIIEHAEKRMQAKEYVSKNVAIGVCDHCRNKINLQIPCYESEDITKKFITSSKEKSDDLEQKRRTWLSKVKHLHKDVKIDAEISDTQIEGPAHFQSHLSKLHGIIYNDHTFRKVEDPKIKIRSKPIRKFEENEISTSNIKQVYRTRSFDSYLQKLENASNLTDTLKLGKRYRSKPDRIMSPVRRDDAYSADKTYTHKPDQEKRLDIQDFNSYHQTFKKYISKPEKPTPRGYDPFYQSDKKYVTKDDFKKLFDTEYYDIHYREDKKYEPEPGPRAVTDVNEYTSHYQQQEKEFVTPFDEDKLLQQIYLKRHPLDIKKPINVGEEIDKNKQAPKSVKLTLDDTSLLTGSIYRTRSETSMLDLEKVSVPKGIIKSATELYSERKPKIDFTKSDDYIEHYVSSTLPTPKTVKEKKYADITSVYSSPNKKYTSKEALSSKNNIKERT; this is encoded by the exons CTCAATAATAACATTGAACTTGTGAAAACGAATTCAACGggtgatatatttgttttgcaaCACCCTACAGACAAGAACTTAGCAATGTTTGGTCACATATCGACACAAG aattacaaaatattgattgccctcgttgcaaatatattattgaacatGCAGAAAAGCGGATGCAGGCTAAGGaatatgttagtaaaaatgttGCGATAGGTGTTTGCGATCACTGTCGTAATAAAATTAACCTACAGATTCCGTGTTACGAAAGCGAAGATATTACTAAAAAGTTTATAACCAGCTCTAAAGAGAAAAGCGACGATTTGGAACAAAAACGTAGAACATGGCTCTCAAAAGTTAAACATTTACACAAAGATGTGAAAATCGATGCAGAAATATCTGATACCCAAATTGAGGGCCCAGCACATTTTCAATCGCATCTCAGTAAATTACACGGAATAATATACAACGATCATACGTTTCGTAAAGTGGAAGACCCAAAGATAAAAATACGATCTAAACCGATAAGAAAATTTGAAGAGAACGAAATTAGTACATCAAATATTAAACAAGTATACAGAACACGGTCATTTGATTCTTATTTACAAAAGCTTGAAAATGCTTCAAACTTAACAGATACATTGAAGTTAGGAAAACGGTATAGGTCTAAACCAGATCGTATAATGTCACCTGTTAGGCGTGATGATGCTTATTCGGCTGATAAAACGTATACTCATAAACCTGATCAAGAGAAGAGACTTGATATACAAGATTTTAATAGTTATcatcaaacatttaaaaaatatatttccaaaccTGAGAAACCAACGCCTCGTGGCTATGATCCCTTTTACCAatctgacaaaaaatatgtcactaaagatgattttaaaaagttatttgatACTGAATATTATGATATTCATTATAgagaagataaaaaatatgagcCCGAACCTGGGCCTAGAGCAGTAACTGATGTTAACGAGTATACATCTCATTACCAGCAACAAGAAAAGGAGTTTGTAACGCCTTTTGACGAAGATAAGTTATTacagcaaatatatttaaaacgacATCCTTTAGATATTAAGAAACCCATAAATGTAGGGGaagaaatagataaaaacaaGCAAGCCCCGAAATCTGTTAAATTAACTTTGGATGATACGTCACTACTGACAGGATCGATATATCGAACTAGATCGGAGACATCTATGCTAGATTTGGAAAAGGTATCTGTACCTAAAGGTATTATTAAAAGTGCCACAGAATTATATAGTGAACGCAAACCAAAAATTGATTTCACAAAGTCTGATGATTACATTGAACATTACGTTTCGTCCACTTTACCTACGCCCAAAACGGTTAAGGAGAAAAAATATGCAGATATAACTTCAGTGTATTCTTCGCCAAATAAGAAATACACTTCGAAAGAGGCCTTGTCCTCAAA aaataatatcaaagAAAGAACTTAA
- the LOC115444989 gene encoding trichohyalin isoform X1, with protein MLNVREEEKKQKTEIERTRKLLEQEIKKQARDEKKRLQEEKRKEEEEQKRIAEEERKKIAEENRRLEEERKIEEERLKAKAEKKIKEDDNGKLKEKTKTELTEEEKRKAKEEKEKAKEEKEKTKEERKKALEEKRKEKEESREKAKSENVDKEKEKADKEADKLKKQKEKEIQLRMQKEEKQKEKEEKERLKKEKDEQLRAEKARLQGEKEEEQKNKQSTPKKGKSDDDKKSMPESKQPNIETPKEQQKEKNGATAEDFKKIRNDFNNKDEALKRKKEAQLEKSARDEADKKEKEIEKQGKIHGKEAKAVVKPELVKDIIKTDEKKDKPTIKELDIKQIKVRKPSYDDLILRLVKLKQSEPRERIKQKILPVLDVPVVAREHKKHKYTKTSKCIMCIDSEFELDVESILMKPDLPDETMKDIIIGQKIFKYKPPLIDKEDKSIIMPSLFQTTFQAESPIVIKKEPEVVGKDETEHKPAISVPAKTQKLAEQDAPKGIIRYALSDRAFIEKGWTMLPTEKVVRKMNVYRMRPAHPEFDWFEHNKKKKLMLYDTGEKLADFDDKGRSRLYYRNGRLALDYYDAEEINAQQRFVVFSSGELDERGRTHPITILATFDYLGNGIVFDHGGKIRLKYNQTEGVVLDRGIGPVSHWKWHTLNDPPVLQKVMIDTQMAHKDPDIFKMGGAADDKSRPDNEEMLAIEFDNFIKEKSKKLTQTFKPFQIKMKALKINDNFSLKILDQATIYLIFRDGTTNVKLNLGMILDHKEIVDTDTAEVGEVSNNLERFPARTESLAGLQRSVAYAQRFERARIKRERRLRPPEPCTSADQLTAAATRPLRFPLRTATPSSTTNASSCKCSRKPCSSNVYYDTRLI; from the exons atgttaaatgtgagagaagaagaaaagaaacaaaaaactgaAATTGAACGTACGAGGAAGTTACttgaacaagaaataaaaaaacaagctcGTGATGAGAAAAAGAGGCTCCAAGAAGagaaaagaaaagaagaagaagaacaaAAACGTATAgcagaagaagaaagaaagaaaattgcAGAAGAAAACCGAAGACTTGAAGAGGAAAGAAAGATAGAGGAAGAAAGACTAAAAGCTAAAGCTgaaaaaaagataaaagaaGATGATAATGGTAAACTAAAAGAGAAAACGAAGACAGAGTTAACTGAGGAGGAAAAGAGAAAAGCTAAAGAAGAGAAAGAAAAAGCGAAAGAAGAGAAAGAAAAAACGAAAGAAGAGAGAAAAAAAGCTTTAGAAGAAAAACGTAAAGAAAAAGAGGAATCTCGAGAAAAGGCTAAATCAGAAAATgtagataaagaaaaagaaaaagccGATAAAGAAGCTGATAAATTGAAGaagcaaaaagaaaaagaaattcaGTTAAGAATGCAAAAAGAAgaaaagcaaaaagaaaaagaagaaaaagagcgtctaaaaaaagaaaaagacgAACAATTGCGCGCTGAAAAAGCCCGACTACAAGGAGAAAAGGAagaagaacaaaaaaataaacaatcgaCACCAAAAAAGGGGAAAAGTGATGATGATAAAAAAAGTATGCCCGAATCAAAACAGCCAAATATTGAAACACCAAAAGAACAACAGAAAGAAAAGAACGGAGCAACTGCAgaggattttaaaaaaatacgaaatgattttaataacaaagatgaagctttaaaaagaaaaaaagaagcCCAATTGGAAAAGAGTGCCCGCGATGAAGctgataaaaaagaaaaagagatTGAGAAACAGGGAAAAATACATGGAAAGGAAGCTAAGGCTGTGGTTAAGCCCGAACTGGTAAAAGACATTATCAAGACTGATGAAAAAAAGGATAAGCCTACTATTAAAGAATTAGacattaaacaaataaaggTGCGTAAGCCATCGTACGATGATTTGATCTTAAGACTAGTTAAACTAAAACAAAGTGAACCACGagaaagaataaaacaaaaaattttacCCGTATTGGATGTTCCGGTGGTGGCCCGCgaacataaaaaacataaatacactaAAACGTCAAAATGCATAATGTGTATTGATTCTGAGTTTGAACTTGATGTTGAAAGTATTTTAATGAAACCTGATCTACCTGATGAAACCATGAAAGATATTATAATCGGACAGAAAATATTCAAGTATAAACCGCCTTTAATCGATAAAGAAGACAAATCAATAATCATGCCTTCATTGTTTCAAACAACTTTTCAAGCTGAATCACCAATAGTAATTAAGAAAGAACCTGAAGTTGTTGGTAAGGATGAAACTGAACATAAACCCGCCATTTCAGTACCTGCTAAAACTCAGAAATTG gcTGAACAAGATGCTCCAAAAGGAATTATTCGCTATGCTTTATCTGATCGAGCATTTATTGAAAAAGGCTGGACAATGCTACCTACGGAAAAAGTTGTTAGAAAA ATGAATGTCTACCGCATGCGACCAGCGCACCCTGAGTTTGATTGGTTTGAAcataacaagaaaaaaaaactgatgcTGTATGATACCGGTGAAAAGTTGGCTGATTTTGATGATAAAGGTCGCAGTCGTCTCTATTATAGAAACGGTCGACTCGCTCTTGACTATTACGATGCAGAAG AAATAAATGCACAACAAAGATTTGTTGTGTTTAGTAGTGGTGAACTTGACGAGCGTGGTCGGACGCATCCTATAACAATATTGGCCACTTTCGATTACCTGGGAAACGGAATAGTTTTTGATCATGGTGGAAAAATTAG GCTCAAATATAATCAAACTGAAGGTGTTGTATTAGATCGAGGTATTGGTCCTGTGTCTCACTGGAAATGGCATACTTTGAATGATCCACCAGTATTGCAGAAAGTTATGATAGATACCCAAATGGCCCACAAAGATCcagacatttttaaaatggGTGGAGCGGCTGATGATAAATCTCGACCTGATAATGAAGAAATGCTTGCAATTGAGTTCGATAACTTTATTAAAGAGAAGAgcaaaaaattaacacaaaccTTCAAgccttttcaaattaaaatgaaagcATTGAAGATCAATgacaatttttctttaaaaattttgGATCAGGCTACTATTTATCTCATATTTAGAGATGGTACAACAAACGTAAAACTTAATCTCGGTATGATATTAGATCACAAAGAAATCGTAGACACGGATACCGCTGAAGTAGGTGAAGTATCGAATAATCTGGAACGATTTCCTGCTCGCACTGAAAGCCTCGCAGGGCTGCAACGAAGTGTGGCGTATGCGCAACGCTTTGAAAGAGCTCGTATAAAAAGGGAGCGCCGCTTACGACCCCCTGAACCATGTACCAGTGCTGATCAACTGACTGCAGCTGCTACACGACCCCTACGATTTCCTCTTAGAACTGCGACTCCTAGTTCTACCACTAATGCTAGCTCTTGTAAATGTAGTAGAAAACCATGTTCAAGCAATGTGTATTACGACACTCGTcttatttag
- the LOC115444989 gene encoding trichohyalin isoform X2: MLNVREEEKKQKTEIERTRKLLEQEIKKQARDEKKRLQEEKRKEEEEQKRIAEEERKKIAEENRRLEEERKIEEERLKAKAEKKIKEDDNGKLKEKTKTELTEEEKRKAKEEKEKAKEEKEKTKEERKKALEEKRKEKEESREKAKSENVDKEKEKADKEADKLKKQKEKEIQLRMQKEEKQKEKEEKERLKKEKDEQLRAEKARLQGEKEEEQKNKQSTPKKGKSDDDKKSMPESKQPNIETPKEQQKEKNGATAEDFKKIRNDFNNKDEALKRKKEAQLEKSARDEADKKEKEIEKQGKIHGKEAKAVVKPELVKDIIKTDEKKDKPTIKELDIKQIKVRKPSYDDLILRLVKLKQSEPRERIKQKILPVLDVPVVAREHKKHKYTKTSKCIMCIDSEFELDVESILMKPDLPDETMKDIIIGQKIFKYKPPLIDKEDKSIIMPSLFQTTFQAESPIVIKKEPEVVGKDETEHKPAISVPAKTQKLAEQDAPKGIIRYALSDRAFIEKGWTMLPTEKVMNVYRMRPAHPEFDWFEHNKKKKLMLYDTGEKLADFDDKGRSRLYYRNGRLALDYYDAEEINAQQRFVVFSSGELDERGRTHPITILATFDYLGNGIVFDHGGKIRLKYNQTEGVVLDRGIGPVSHWKWHTLNDPPVLQKVMIDTQMAHKDPDIFKMGGAADDKSRPDNEEMLAIEFDNFIKEKSKKLTQTFKPFQIKMKALKINDNFSLKILDQATIYLIFRDGTTNVKLNLGMILDHKEIVDTDTAEVGEVSNNLERFPARTESLAGLQRSVAYAQRFERARIKRERRLRPPEPCTSADQLTAAATRPLRFPLRTATPSSTTNASSCKCSRKPCSSNVYYDTRLI; encoded by the exons atgttaaatgtgagagaagaagaaaagaaacaaaaaactgaAATTGAACGTACGAGGAAGTTACttgaacaagaaataaaaaaacaagctcGTGATGAGAAAAAGAGGCTCCAAGAAGagaaaagaaaagaagaagaagaacaaAAACGTATAgcagaagaagaaagaaagaaaattgcAGAAGAAAACCGAAGACTTGAAGAGGAAAGAAAGATAGAGGAAGAAAGACTAAAAGCTAAAGCTgaaaaaaagataaaagaaGATGATAATGGTAAACTAAAAGAGAAAACGAAGACAGAGTTAACTGAGGAGGAAAAGAGAAAAGCTAAAGAAGAGAAAGAAAAAGCGAAAGAAGAGAAAGAAAAAACGAAAGAAGAGAGAAAAAAAGCTTTAGAAGAAAAACGTAAAGAAAAAGAGGAATCTCGAGAAAAGGCTAAATCAGAAAATgtagataaagaaaaagaaaaagccGATAAAGAAGCTGATAAATTGAAGaagcaaaaagaaaaagaaattcaGTTAAGAATGCAAAAAGAAgaaaagcaaaaagaaaaagaagaaaaagagcgtctaaaaaaagaaaaagacgAACAATTGCGCGCTGAAAAAGCCCGACTACAAGGAGAAAAGGAagaagaacaaaaaaataaacaatcgaCACCAAAAAAGGGGAAAAGTGATGATGATAAAAAAAGTATGCCCGAATCAAAACAGCCAAATATTGAAACACCAAAAGAACAACAGAAAGAAAAGAACGGAGCAACTGCAgaggattttaaaaaaatacgaaatgattttaataacaaagatgaagctttaaaaagaaaaaaagaagcCCAATTGGAAAAGAGTGCCCGCGATGAAGctgataaaaaagaaaaagagatTGAGAAACAGGGAAAAATACATGGAAAGGAAGCTAAGGCTGTGGTTAAGCCCGAACTGGTAAAAGACATTATCAAGACTGATGAAAAAAAGGATAAGCCTACTATTAAAGAATTAGacattaaacaaataaaggTGCGTAAGCCATCGTACGATGATTTGATCTTAAGACTAGTTAAACTAAAACAAAGTGAACCACGagaaagaataaaacaaaaaattttacCCGTATTGGATGTTCCGGTGGTGGCCCGCgaacataaaaaacataaatacactaAAACGTCAAAATGCATAATGTGTATTGATTCTGAGTTTGAACTTGATGTTGAAAGTATTTTAATGAAACCTGATCTACCTGATGAAACCATGAAAGATATTATAATCGGACAGAAAATATTCAAGTATAAACCGCCTTTAATCGATAAAGAAGACAAATCAATAATCATGCCTTCATTGTTTCAAACAACTTTTCAAGCTGAATCACCAATAGTAATTAAGAAAGAACCTGAAGTTGTTGGTAAGGATGAAACTGAACATAAACCCGCCATTTCAGTACCTGCTAAAACTCAGAAATTG gcTGAACAAGATGCTCCAAAAGGAATTATTCGCTATGCTTTATCTGATCGAGCATTTATTGAAAAAGGCTGGACAATGCTACCTACGGAAAAAGTT ATGAATGTCTACCGCATGCGACCAGCGCACCCTGAGTTTGATTGGTTTGAAcataacaagaaaaaaaaactgatgcTGTATGATACCGGTGAAAAGTTGGCTGATTTTGATGATAAAGGTCGCAGTCGTCTCTATTATAGAAACGGTCGACTCGCTCTTGACTATTACGATGCAGAAG AAATAAATGCACAACAAAGATTTGTTGTGTTTAGTAGTGGTGAACTTGACGAGCGTGGTCGGACGCATCCTATAACAATATTGGCCACTTTCGATTACCTGGGAAACGGAATAGTTTTTGATCATGGTGGAAAAATTAG GCTCAAATATAATCAAACTGAAGGTGTTGTATTAGATCGAGGTATTGGTCCTGTGTCTCACTGGAAATGGCATACTTTGAATGATCCACCAGTATTGCAGAAAGTTATGATAGATACCCAAATGGCCCACAAAGATCcagacatttttaaaatggGTGGAGCGGCTGATGATAAATCTCGACCTGATAATGAAGAAATGCTTGCAATTGAGTTCGATAACTTTATTAAAGAGAAGAgcaaaaaattaacacaaaccTTCAAgccttttcaaattaaaatgaaagcATTGAAGATCAATgacaatttttctttaaaaattttgGATCAGGCTACTATTTATCTCATATTTAGAGATGGTACAACAAACGTAAAACTTAATCTCGGTATGATATTAGATCACAAAGAAATCGTAGACACGGATACCGCTGAAGTAGGTGAAGTATCGAATAATCTGGAACGATTTCCTGCTCGCACTGAAAGCCTCGCAGGGCTGCAACGAAGTGTGGCGTATGCGCAACGCTTTGAAAGAGCTCGTATAAAAAGGGAGCGCCGCTTACGACCCCCTGAACCATGTACCAGTGCTGATCAACTGACTGCAGCTGCTACACGACCCCTACGATTTCCTCTTAGAACTGCGACTCCTAGTTCTACCACTAATGCTAGCTCTTGTAAATGTAGTAGAAAACCATGTTCAAGCAATGTGTATTACGACACTCGTcttatttag